TCTCAAAAGTTTTCTTTCGATAGGGAAGGTGACCTGCTTCTAGAGGTACAATCGTTTTATTGATTACCATGGCTGTTCCTAAGCCAGTTCCAAAGCCTAAAAACAGCATCTTTTTGTATTCGTATCCTCCTAATGCTTGCATGGCAGCATCATTGATTATTTTAACCGGGCATCCAAAAGCTTTTTCAAAATCAAAGGTTTCCCAACCTACCCCTAAATTGATAGGCTCAGTAAGGATTTTATTATTTTTTACCACACCTGGAAATCCAATGGAAACTACATCGTATTTCCAATCGGATGCATGCTTTTTGATCATAGGAAGCATTTCCTCAGGTGAAAAAGTACTGCCAGATGGTATTTTAATGCGTTCAGGCTGCCCAGTTGCTAAGATTTTGATAT
Above is a window of Algoriphagus machipongonensis DNA encoding:
- a CDS encoding ROK family protein, producing the protein MKILVVDIGGSNIKILATGQPERIKIPSGSTFSPEEMLPMIKKHASDWKYDVVSIGFPGVVKNNKILTEPINLGVGWETFDFEKAFGCPVKIINDAAMQALGGYEYKKMLFLGFGTGLGTAMVINKTIVPLEAGHLPYRKKTFEKYVGKSYLQRKGAKKWEKHVKRCIKKFSHVFQPDDILLGGGNSKLLSYVPEGCRLGTNQNAFKGGFRLWEDDWNE